The Vulcanimicrobium alpinum sequence CTGCGCGGCGCGCATTCCGCGACCCGGATTACCGGGCGTGGTACATGCACAATTGTCCCGACGAGACCGAACTCGCATCGCAAAGAACGCAGAGTCTTATCGGCGATTATCCTCTCGTATCGATTGCCGTTCCAATCTGGCGGCCGCATTCGTACATGCTTCGGGAAATGCTCGAGTCTCTTGCCGATCAGAGTTATCCCTATTGGGAGGCCTGTCTGGTCGTCACGGCAGATGAAGATGATGAAAACATCAAACTCTTACGGCAGTTCGCTGACGCTGACGAGCGATTCATCATCAACGAATTGCCCCGCAACAAGGGCATCGGTGGTAATACGAACGCTGCAATCGCCGCATGTCGCGGCGATTGGATCGCGTTCGTCGACCATGACGACGCGTTGACTCCCGACGCGCTCTTTCACGTCGTAAAGGCCTTCGGCGCAGCGGACGTCGTCTACTCCGACTTCGATTACATTGACGACCGGGATGGCTCGCTCGGCGATCCGCTTTTTAAACCTGAATGGTCCCCGGAACTCCTCTATGCTGCCAACTACCTTACTCATCTCACGGTCGTACGGGCAGGCCTCTTGCGCGACATCGGAGGAATGGCGGAGGATCTCGACGGGGCCCAAGATTGGGACTTGCATCTGCGCCTTGCCGAGCGGACGCAGCGCATCATTCACGTGCCCCGCGTGCTTTACCATTGGCGCCGGCATGACGGATCGACCGCGCTTTCCCACCGAGCGAAGGAGGGAGTGGGCCGTAGCCAGTCCAGGTCACTGAACCGTCATTTCAGCCGCAAAGGCTTGCCCGCGCATGCCCACGTTAATGATGAGGGGCACGTTCGGATCGGCTGGCGATGGCCTCGGAAACCGCTCGCGTCCATCATCATCCCGACGAAGGACAAGGTTGACCTTCTTCGTGCTGCGATCTCGTCGATCATCGAACGCACTCGGTATGAAGCCATCGAGATCGTGGTGGTCGATACCGGCAGCTGCAACCAGACAACCTTCGCCTACTACGAGGAACTGCGTCGCGATCCGCGCATACGCATACTCGACTACGCGTTGCCGTTCAACTGGAGCGCCGTCAATAATTTTGCCGTACGACATAGTGCTGGCGAGTTGCTGATATTCCTCAACAACGATGTCGAGGTCATCGACGGCGATTGGGTTGACGAACTGGCCGGCTGGGCGCTGCATCCCGAGATCGGAGCGGTCGGCGCGTTGCTGTTGCGTGCAAACGGTGACGTGCAGCACGCCGGGATCGTCGTCGGCCTCGAGGGCTTCGCGAACCATCCGTTCGCGGACACGGCTGTATCGGTCGGGAATGCGCACGGCAGTCCGCTGTGGTATCGCAACTATCTGGCAGTGACCGGTGCGTGTTTGGCGGTTCGACGCGACGTGTTCGATACCGTCGGAGGTTTCGACGAGGCCTTCATTCTTTGCGGCAGCGACGTTGCGTTTGGGATCGAAGCATACAGGCGCGGTTTTCGCAATGTGTACACGCCGTACGCTCGGCTTTATCACCTCGAGTCGGCAACGCGCGGACACGAGATACCGGACGGTGATTTCGCCGTCTCGGCGGTCTATTATCGGCCGTATCTCGAGGCCGGCGACCCGTACTTCTCCCCGAACTTGAGCCATTGGCGGAAACCGCTCGCTCCACGGCATCCCGATGAGCAGACGCCGTACGATTACGTCACTCAGTTCCTGCGTCGCCGATCGATGACGCCGCCGCGAAGCCGCACGGAGGCAGAGCACGTCGTTGAGTGGTTCGACTTGGATGAAAGTGAGATCGCTGCCTACCGTTCGCAACCGACGACCGGCTTGCGTCCGACCACCTCGATTGCATGGTTTTTACCGACGTTTACCGTCGCTGCGTTCGGTGGAATCGCGACGATCCTCCGTTTTGCCGCGCACTTCGCTAACACGTATCACGTAAACAATCACTTCGTTCTGTGCGGCAGCGGAGACCGGGCAACGTATGTCGACCTCATGCGTCGTTGGTTGCCGGAACTGAGGGTTGACGACGTCACCATCGGCGACTCGACGGCGGCGCTCCAAGATGTGCCGCCGTGCGATGCGGCGATATGCAGCTTGTGGACGACGGCGTATGCCCTCGCACGATTTCAACGGACGCCGAGAAAGTTCTATTTCATTCAGGATTGGGAACCCGGGTTTTACGCAGCGGGCACGACCAGCGCGATGGTGGAGAACACCTATCGCCTCGGATTTTACGGGATCGCCAACACGATCTCACTCGCGCGTTCGTATGCCGAGGAATTCGGCGGCTCTGCAACCTGGTTTACACCCGCGGTGGACCACACGGTTTTTCGTCCGAAAGCACGGGAACCGCGCCAACTGGATCCGCTGCGTACGAGGCGTGTCTTCGTCTATGCGCGTCCAGGCACGCCGCGGAACGCTTTTGAACTAATCTGCGCAGCGGTACGGCGTCTGCGTATGCGACACGGTCCGGGCATCGAACTGATCGCAGCGGGGGGCGATTTCTCTGCGGCCGAGTACC is a genomic window containing:
- a CDS encoding glycosyltransferase; this encodes MTLSLPARRAFRDPDYRAWYMHNCPDETELASQRTQSLIGDYPLVSIAVPIWRPHSYMLREMLESLADQSYPYWEACLVVTADEDDENIKLLRQFADADERFIINELPRNKGIGGNTNAAIAACRGDWIAFVDHDDALTPDALFHVVKAFGAADVVYSDFDYIDDRDGSLGDPLFKPEWSPELLYAANYLTHLTVVRAGLLRDIGGMAEDLDGAQDWDLHLRLAERTQRIIHVPRVLYHWRRHDGSTALSHRAKEGVGRSQSRSLNRHFSRKGLPAHAHVNDEGHVRIGWRWPRKPLASIIIPTKDKVDLLRAAISSIIERTRYEAIEIVVVDTGSCNQTTFAYYEELRRDPRIRILDYALPFNWSAVNNFAVRHSAGELLIFLNNDVEVIDGDWVDELAGWALHPEIGAVGALLLRANGDVQHAGIVVGLEGFANHPFADTAVSVGNAHGSPLWYRNYLAVTGACLAVRRDVFDTVGGFDEAFILCGSDVAFGIEAYRRGFRNVYTPYARLYHLESATRGHEIPDGDFAVSAVYYRPYLEAGDPYFSPNLSHWRKPLAPRHPDEQTPYDYVTQFLRRRSMTPPRSRTEAEHVVEWFDLDESEIAAYRSQPTTGLRPTTSIAWFLPTFTVAAFGGIATILRFAAHFANTYHVNNHFVLCGSGDRATYVDLMRRWLPELRVDDVTIGDSTAALQDVPPCDAAICSLWTTAYALARFQRTPRKFYFIQDWEPGFYAAGTTSAMVENTYRLGFYGIANTISLARSYAEEFGGSATWFTPAVDHTVFRPKAREPRQLDPLRTRRVFVYARPGTPRNAFELICAAVRRLRMRHGPGIELIAAGGDFSAAEYQVAGAITSLGLLPFEETPALYRSCDVGVALMMTRHPSYIPLELMASGCPVVANVNRWNSWFYRDGENAHLALPSPSGLADAVERVAFDDLYAEKLRFGGFETIARFHADWNPEMDHVYAFLCDPETQARSLDSARFRPSTPRFAAGRA